The genomic region AAACTGCCGATGTTCGCGCTCGCAGGCATCGTCCATGTCGACGGCAACGGCAGGCGGCTCGGCCAATACCTGCTGCCGGCTGGCGACACCATTTCCGAGCCGGTGTTCGTCGAACGGTCGAAAGATGCGGCCGAAGGCGACGGCTGGCTGCTCGCTGTGGTCTGGCGCGCGCGGGAAAATCGCAGCGATCTCGCCGTGTTCAATGCCACCGATATCGAGGCCGGCCCAGCCGCATTGGTGCAGCTCGGCCATCGCGTGCCCGACGGCTTCCACGGCAATTGGGTCGGCGCGGCGTAGCTCTCGTCATTCGGAGCGCGCCACTTGGCGCGAAGCCGGGATGACGAAGAAGGAGTTTTGCATGTCCATGCCCTCGATCACCGCAGGCGCGCTTGTCCTCCTCGCCCTGACCGGCACTGCGCTCGCGTTCCAGTTGATCCGGCTGCGGCGAAGCCGCCATACCGTCTTCAACGGTGGCATCCTGCTCTGCCTCGGTCTATTGACCGCCGCCGCACTGCCGCTCGTGCCCTGGGCCGAATTGGCCGAGGAAGCATTGGACCAAGCGGTTGCGGCCCTTCACGTTTTGGAGGTCGCTTACGTTATTTTGACACTGTAAAGATTTGGCTTGACCCGGCATCGCCGGCGCATTACTAATCTTTACATCGTAAAGATCGACCCGATCGAGGCGGCCCATGGCGATTTTCCTGATCCTCGCACCCTACGGCGCCTTCGCCGTCCTGATGCTGGTGACGTCGGCCGTGCTCAGCGTGTTTGCGGCATCGGCGATCTGCCTCGCCGCCGTCGCCTTCGATGTCGCGCGCGGCCGCTCGGTGAAGATCCTGGCGGCAGGCTCCGCACTCGTATTCGCCGCGATCGGCCTTTACCTCGCGCTGATCGACCCCGCGCTCGGCACGCTCGGTGTCAAGCTGTCGGTCGATGTCGGAATCTTCGTCCTCTCGCTGGGCTCGATGCTGCTCCGCCATCCCTTCACGCTGCAATATGCGCTTGAAGCGGTCCCAGCCGAGACTGCGGCGATGCCCGGCTTCCTCCGCGCCAATTACATCATCACCGGCGCCTGGACCGCGGCCGCGCTGTTGATGGCGGCTGCCAATCTCGTGCTGCTCTACGTCCCTGGCCTGCCGCTCTGGTCCAGCCTTGCGGTGGCCTTCGCCGCCCGCAACAGTGCGATCTACTTCACAAAGTGGTATCCCGAGTATCGCCAGATCAAGTACGGTACGCCCGCCCGCGCCCTCCCAGACGCCCGCTGAACAGGATCGACGATGAAGGACGTATTCGCCCGCCTCGCCTCCGACTTCCTCTCCGCCATCATCTTCCTGGCCATCTACCTCATCACCGACAACATCGTCCTGGCGACATCGGTGGCGATCGCCGCTGCAATCGCGCAGGTGATCTACGCCCGCCTCAAGGGGCAGGCGCTCAACTACATGACCTATGCGAGCCTCGCCCTCGTCGTCGTGCTGGGAGCGATCACGCTCCTGACCAACGATCCGCGCTTCATGCTGGCCAAACCCTCGATCGCGCATTTCGCGATCGGCCTCATCATGCTCAAGCGCGGCTGGATGCTGCGCTACATGCCGCCGATCGTCGCCGAGACCGTTCCGGAATATGTGACGGCTGCCGGCTATGCCTGGGCGGCGCTGATGTTCGTGATCGGCGCCGGGATGATCGTGGTCGCCTCGACCGGCGATCTGAAGCTGTGGGCGTTCTACATCACCGTGGTCGCCGGCGGCGCCAAGATCCTGGCCTTCGCCGTGCAGTATGTGGTGCTGCGGCTCATCGTCACCAGCCGCCGGCGCGCCGCCGCCCGCGCCTGATTGCCCGTTCGCAGGGTTAGGCAGGACCTGCGAGTTGGGCTATAGCCTCGCTCAGGACGGCCGCGGATCGTCGCGGACCGCCGAGATTTGTTCGGGAGACGGGAATGGCCGTAGACGGCAACTGGAATCTGACCATGACGACGCCGATGGGCGAGCGCCAGGCGACGCTGAGCCTGAAGGCCGCGGGCGGCACGCTCACGGGCACGCAGGGCGCGGAAGGTAATACCACCGAGATCTTCGACGGCACCGTCTCCGGCGACAACGTCTTCTGGAAGGTCTCGATCGACAAGCCGATGCCGCTCACGCTCGAATTCACCGGCACGGTCTCCGGCGACAGCATCAGCGGCGAGATGGGCATCGGCCCGATGGGCAGCTTCCCGTTCACGGGCGCGCGGGCGTAACGCACGCTGCATCGATGCGTGCGCTCCTATTCATCGCGGCGATGGTCCTGTCTGTCGCAACACAGCCAGCGCGCGCGGATGACAGCGAGCCGGCGTGGCGCGCAAGCGCGCTCGCCCTGGTGCCGGCAGGCTATGTTGCCGGCACTGCCTACCGGACCGAAGGTTCGACCGGCTATCTCGCGGTCTACCCCGCGACATCCAACGATCCCAAGACACCGGGAAGCGCCTTTGCGGCGCGCCAGGCTCTGGTCGTCACGCTGACGGCGGATGGGACTCGTGCGACGTCAGCCGAGCTGAAGCCGCGCACCGAGCCGGATCCTGACAACGACGACAGCGATTTCGCCAGGCTGCACGCCGAGCTGGCCGCCAAGCGCGCGACGCTCCCTGATGGCACCGAGCCCTGCGATCTTGGCGCCTGGTCCATCGACAAGGACCCCGGCGGCCTCAACGTGCGCGCCGAGCCGTCGGTCAAGGCGCGCGTGCTCGGCACCTTGCCGTCGCCCTACCGGCTCAAGCTCGGCGGCGCCGAGAACACGCCCGAGGGCGGCTGGCTGACCGAATTCCGCATCATCGGCTTCAAGGACGGCTGGTTCCTGATCGAAGACGCAAGGCCGCCCGGCAAGGACTACGAGGACGAGACGCGATATCCGCGCAGCGCGCCAAAGCCCTATGCCGGCCGCGGCTGGGTCGCCTCGAACAAGGTCGGCGCAGCCTATGCCAATGGCGCCACGCGCATGGGCGGGCTGTTTCAGGCGCCCTTCATCGATGCCAAATGGATGCCGGCCCGGCGCGAACACGGCGGTGCGCTCGACACCGACGGCGGGCCGAAGCGCATCTTCGCCTGCAGCGGGCTCTGGGGTCTGGTCGAGAGCCACGACGGCGTCCGCGGCTGGTGGCGGGCGCTGTGCTCCAACCAGGTCACGAATTGCAGCTGACCGAAGCGAGCGCTCCGCGACATTCTCTCCCTTGTCTTTTGTGCAATTCAGGATTGTATCCGGGGATGACGCCGGGAGCCAAGAATGTCCGATAGCATCGCGCGTTTAACTCACCGATCAGTGTCCGCCGCGTTTGTCTGCACTCTCTTGGTAGCAACCATGCCGGCCGCGCGCGGCGAGCATTTGCCGCCGAAGGTTGCTCCGGAGGCAACGACCTGGAAGCCCGCCTCGATCTTTGAAAAAGACAGCAACGACGAGCTCAAGAAAAAGCCGCGCATGAACCTGAGCGGCGCAGCGTGCGTCCCGACCACGCCCAAATTCACGTCATGCCTGATTGCCAATGACGAGAAGAAATATGCGCAGTTCTTCTCGATCGAAGGCAACCTCCTCGTTCCGAAGGATCTCATCCGGCTGTCGGACGATGACGACGACCCCGATGCCGAGGGCGCCGCTTATAACGAGGGCTTCTTCTATGTGACCGGCTCGCATGGCCGAAGCCGACACAGCGACGAGAAAAACCTGTCGAGTTACACCGTGTTTCGGATCGCCGTGGATCCGAACACCGGAGCTCCCAAGACCAAGCCCAACGCCGAAAGCGTGGACGGCGTGGAGGCGAGCTCGCGCCTGCGCAAGGTGCTCAAGAACGACGACCTCGTCGAGGCGTATTTCGACGAGACGCTTGCGAAAGGTGGTATCAACATCGAAGGAATTGCGGTCAGAAACCACCGCATGTATTTCGGACTGCGAGGCCCTTCGCTGAAGCGTCACGCCTACGTCGTCAGCGTCGATGCAAATGCGCTCTTCACCAAGCATGACGATCTCAAACCCGACACCGCCGCGCTCGAACTCGGCAAGCATACCGGAATCCGGGACCTCGCCGTGGTCAGGGACGGCCTGCTGATACTCGCAGGCCCGACGCGCGAGGAAGAGGTTCCCTATACCGTCTGGCTGTGGGACGGGCGCAGCGGGACGGCTGCCAGACCCTTGGCCACGCTTGACCTGAGCAAGGTGAAGAAAGGCGCCAAAGCGGAAATTCTGCTTCCCCTCGAGGAGGACGCCACCAGCTTTCGCATCCTCGTCATGTTCGACGGCGTCGAAAACGGCGGCGCCATATCGTTCAGGATCAAGCGCTGAGCGCAGGCCGCGTCGTCCGCCGGTCCGGGACCGCCGGACGACGCTGAACCCGATCAGCCCAGATTCAACTCCTTGAAGAAGTCGTTGCCCTTGTCGTCGATGATGATGAACGCCGGGAAGTCGACGACTTCGATGCGCCAGATCGCTTCCATGCCGAGCTCGGGATATTCGAGCACCTCGACCTTCTTGATGCAGTGCTCGGCGAGGTTCGCCGCGGCGCCGCCGATCGAGCCGAGATAGAAGCCGCCATACTTCTTGCAGGCCTCGCGCACCGCCGGCGCGCGGTTGCCCTTGGCCACCATCACCATCGAGCCGCCGGCGGCCTGGAACTGGTCGACGAAGGAATCCATGCGGCCCGCAGTGGTCGGACCGAACGCGCCGGAGGCGTAGCCCTCGGGCGTCTTGGCGGGACCGGCGTAATAGACCGGATGGTTCTTGAAGTAGTCCGGCAGCGGCTCGCCCTTCTCCAGCCGCTCGCGCAGCTTGGCATGCGCGCTGTCGCGCGCGACGATCATGGTGCCGGTCATCGAGACCCGCGTCTTGATCGGATATTTCGAGAACGTCGCCAGGATGTCCTTCATCGGCTGGTTGAGGTCGATCTTGACGACCTCGCCGCCGAGCGACTGCTCGACCTGCGGCAGGTACTGCGCCGGATTGTGCTCGAGCTCCTCGAGATAGACGCCGTCCTTGGTGATCTTGCCGAGCACCTGGCGGTCGGCCGAGCAGGACACGCCAAGCCCGATCGGGAGCGAGGCGCCGTGGCGCGGCATACGGATCACGCGCACGTCGTGGCAGAAATACTTGCCGCCGAACTGCGCGCCGACGCCGAGCGACTGCGTCATCTTGTGGATTTCCTTCTCCATCTCGACGTCGCGGAAGGCGTTGCCGTCGGGCGAGCCGTGCGTCGGCAGCGCATCGAGATAGCGGGCGGAGGCGAGCTTCACGGTCTTCATGCACAGCTCGGCCGAGGTGCCGCCGATCACGATGGCGAGGTGATAGGGCGGGCACGCGGCGGTGCCGAGCGTGAGGATCTTTTCCTTGAGGAACGCGAGCAACCGGTCCTTGGTCAGCACCGAGGGCGTGGCCTGGAACAGAAAGCTCTTGTTGGCGGAGCCGCCGCCCTTGGCCATGAACATGAACTTGTAGGCGTCATCACCCTCGGCGTAGATCTCGCACTGCGCCGGCATGTTGTTGGCGGTGTTCTTCTCTTCAAACATCGAGAGCGGCGCGACCTGCGAATAGCGCAGATTGCGACGCAGGTAAGCATCGCGCGCGCCTTCGGACAGCGCCGCCTCGTCGTCGCCGTCGGTGATGACGTTGCAGCCCTTCTTGCCCATGATGATCGCGGTGCCGGTGTCCTGGCACATCGGCAGCACGCCGCCAGCGGCGATATTGGCGTTCTTGAGGAAGTCCAGCGCGACGAACTTGTCGTTCGGGCTGGCCTCACTGTCCTCCAGGATCGAGCGGAGCTGCTTCAGATGGCCTGGGCGCAGATAATGGTTGATGTCGCCAAAGGCCGCCTCGGACAGCGCCCGCAGCGCCTCGCGCGACACCACCAGCATGTCCTTGCCGAGCACCTTCTCGACCCTGACGCCCTCGGACGAAATCTTCTTGTACGGCGTCTCGTCCTTGCCCAGCGGGAACAGCGGGGTGTGCTTGTAGGGCGGAACGGGCTTGGACTGGTCGGGGAAGGCGGTCGGAGCGTTCATGGGGC from Bradyrhizobium sp. CB1015 harbors:
- a CDS encoding SH3 domain-containing protein translates to MRALLFIAAMVLSVATQPARADDSEPAWRASALALVPAGYVAGTAYRTEGSTGYLAVYPATSNDPKTPGSAFAARQALVVTLTADGTRATSAELKPRTEPDPDNDDSDFARLHAELAAKRATLPDGTEPCDLGAWSIDKDPGGLNVRAEPSVKARVLGTLPSPYRLKLGGAENTPEGGWLTEFRIIGFKDGWFLIEDARPPGKDYEDETRYPRSAPKPYAGRGWVASNKVGAAYANGATRMGGLFQAPFIDAKWMPARREHGGALDTDGGPKRIFACSGLWGLVESHDGVRGWWRALCSNQVTNCS
- a CDS encoding fumarate hydratase, producing MNAPTAFPDQSKPVPPYKHTPLFPLGKDETPYKKISSEGVRVEKVLGKDMLVVSREALRALSEAAFGDINHYLRPGHLKQLRSILEDSEASPNDKFVALDFLKNANIAAGGVLPMCQDTGTAIIMGKKGCNVITDGDDEAALSEGARDAYLRRNLRYSQVAPLSMFEEKNTANNMPAQCEIYAEGDDAYKFMFMAKGGGSANKSFLFQATPSVLTKDRLLAFLKEKILTLGTAACPPYHLAIVIGGTSAELCMKTVKLASARYLDALPTHGSPDGNAFRDVEMEKEIHKMTQSLGVGAQFGGKYFCHDVRVIRMPRHGASLPIGLGVSCSADRQVLGKITKDGVYLEELEHNPAQYLPQVEQSLGGEVVKIDLNQPMKDILATFSKYPIKTRVSMTGTMIVARDSAHAKLRERLEKGEPLPDYFKNHPVYYAGPAKTPEGYASGAFGPTTAGRMDSFVDQFQAAGGSMVMVAKGNRAPAVREACKKYGGFYLGSIGGAAANLAEHCIKKVEVLEYPELGMEAIWRIEVVDFPAFIIIDDKGNDFFKELNLG
- a CDS encoding DUF3616 domain-containing protein; amino-acid sequence: MPAARGEHLPPKVAPEATTWKPASIFEKDSNDELKKKPRMNLSGAACVPTTPKFTSCLIANDEKKYAQFFSIEGNLLVPKDLIRLSDDDDDPDAEGAAYNEGFFYVTGSHGRSRHSDEKNLSSYTVFRIAVDPNTGAPKTKPNAESVDGVEASSRLRKVLKNDDLVEAYFDETLAKGGINIEGIAVRNHRMYFGLRGPSLKRHAYVVSVDANALFTKHDDLKPDTAALELGKHTGIRDLAVVRDGLLILAGPTREEEVPYTVWLWDGRSGTAARPLATLDLSKVKKGAKAEILLPLEEDATSFRILVMFDGVENGGAISFRIKR
- a CDS encoding inner membrane-spanning protein YciB, whose product is MKDVFARLASDFLSAIIFLAIYLITDNIVLATSVAIAAAIAQVIYARLKGQALNYMTYASLALVVVLGAITLLTNDPRFMLAKPSIAHFAIGLIMLKRGWMLRYMPPIVAETVPEYVTAAGYAWAALMFVIGAGMIVVASTGDLKLWAFYITVVAGGAKILAFAVQYVVLRLIVTSRRRAAARA